The following are from one region of the Capsicum annuum cultivar UCD-10X-F1 chromosome 1, UCD10Xv1.1, whole genome shotgun sequence genome:
- the LOC107849321 gene encoding U-box domain-containing protein 52-like isoform X1 — protein MWPSPVNMQGERMPLPNKLVAVAIDKDKGSQIALKWTVDHLLARGQTVLLIHVKLKQSANASGQSSTCLDLDYPMEYLLSSTDTESNQLSDEGGSGNIEMDQQTRDLFLPFRVFCTRKDIQCYDVVLDDTDVAKAVVEYVNRTGVEILVVGATTKGGLLRFKAKDIPGGMLKGAPDFCTVHIISKSGKISSTRAASRPAPFVHPLRHQLMQTASTKFSFESSTPSSATSRNSFPGAAKPVFDPPPSTIQSDTMSIKSPFTHRKGPNGKPYELSLPDTDISYVSSGRPSVDNIYASLSDSYESGAPTPPRLSGFSDFDTQSFDSTQFGRRSVDTLTPPELSIASIEGDRTSFSQGPGDDLEAEMRRLKQELSKTMEMYSTACKEALTAKQKAMELQRWKMEEKRRLEEARLAEEAALAIAEREKARSRAAIEHAEASQRLAELEAQKRISAEMKAIKEAEEKNKILNKLSNSDSRYRKYTIEEIESATDYFAQSRKIGEGGYGPVYKCYLDHTPVAVKVLRPDATHGRQQFQQEIEVLSCIRHPNMVLLLGACPEYGCLVYEFMSNGSLDDRLFHRGKTPPLSWQQRFRIAAEIATGVLFLHQSKPEPLVHRDLKPGNILLDRNFVSKISDVGLARLVPPSVADTVTQYRMTSTAGTFCYIDPEYQQTGMLGVKSDVYSLGIIFLQILTARSPMGLTHYVERAIEKGTFHEMLDPAIRDWPLDEAMCLANLSLQCSELRRKDRPDLGKVVLPELERLRTLAEENTCPSLMYNLNISPNHSQVSLSRDNLSYPNTMPSSYESSKSQ, from the exons ATGTGGCCATCACCAGTAAATATGCAGGGAGAAAGAATGCCTTTACCAAATAAATTAGTAGCAGTGGCAATAGACAAAGATAAAGGAAGCCAAATTGCTTTGAAATGGACTGTTGATCATCTATTAGCCAGAGGCCAAACAGTTCTTTTGATCCATGTTAAACTTAAACAATCTGCCAATGCATCTGGTCAATCCTCAA CTTGCTTGGACCTCGACTATCCTATGGAATACCTGCTATCTTCTACCGATACAG AATCAAACCAGCTTTCTGATGAAGGTGGATCGGgaaatattgaaatggaccagCAGACAAGGGACCTGTTTCTTCCTTTCCGAGTATTTTGTACACGGAAAGAT ATACAATGTTATGATGTTGTGCTAGATGACACGGATGTAGCCAAGGCAGTCGTTGAATATGTGAATCGAACAGGAGTAGAGATATTGGTTGTTGGTGCTACAACAAAAGGCGGTCTTCTCAG ATTTAAAGCCAAAGATATACCAGGAGGCATGTTAAAAGGGGCTCCTGATTTCTGTACTGTACATATCATCTCCAAATCTGGAAAGATCTCATCTACACGTGCTGCTTCTCGCCCTGCGCCTTTTGTCCATCCACTACGTCACCAGTTGATGCAGACAGCGAGCACCAAATTTTCTTTTGAGAGTTCAACACCTTCTTCTGCTACTTCAAGAA ATTCTTTTCCAGGAGCTGCAAAGCCTGTTTTTGATCCTCCGCCTTCTACTATTCAAAGTGACACAATGAGTATCAA GTCTCCATTCACTCATAGGAAAGGCCCTAACGGAAAGCCATATGAGCTCTCTTTGCCAGATACTGACATATCATATGTCAGTTCTGGTAGGCCAAGCGTCGACAACATCTATGCTTCATTATCTGATAGCTATGAAAGTGGTGCACCGACCCCTCCTCGTCTTTCAggcttttcagattttgataccCAAAGTTTTGACTCCACACAGTTTGGACGGAGATCCGTGGACACCCTGACTCCACCAGAGCTATCAATTGCATCAATAGAAGGTGATAGAACATCATTCTCTCAAGGACCAGGA GATGATCTAGAAGCAGAAATGAGAAGGCTAAAGCAGGAGCTTAGCAAAACGATGGAAATGTATAGTACGGCTTGCAAGGAAGCGCTTACAGCAAAACAAAAG GCAATGGAACTCCAGCGCtggaaaatggaagaaaagcgaAGATTGGAAGAGGCACGTTTAGCTGAGGAAGCTGCACTAGCAATTGCAGAGAGGGAAAAGGCAAGGTCTAGAGCAGCCATCGAGCATGCAGAGGCATCTCAGAGGCTTGCAGAACTAGAAGCTCAGAAGAGAATCAGTGCAGAAATGAAAGCTATAAAAGAAGCAGAAGAAAAGAATAAGATACTAAATAAACTTTCAAACTCTGATTCCAGGTATAGGAAATATACAATCGAGGAGATCGAATCCGCAACAGACTACTTTGCTCAATCTCGTAAAATTGGAGAAGGAGGCTATGGACCAGTGTATAAATGCTACCTGGATCACACGCCTGTTGCAGTGAAGGTCCTCCGTCCTGATGCAACTCATGGACGACAACAGTTTCAGCAAGAG ATTGAAGTGTTGAGTTGCATAAGGCATCCTAACATGGTGCTTCTTCTAGGAGCCTGTCCGGAATACGGGTGCTTAGTATATGAGTTTATGTCTAACGGAAGCTTAGATGACCGTTTATTCCATCGAGGAAAGACACCTCCACTTTCTTGGCAGCAGAGGTTCCGAATTGCTGCTGAAATAGCTACTGGTGTGCTTTTTCTACACCAGAGCAAACCAGAACCATTAGTGCACCGTGATCTAAAACCGGGCAATATTTTGCTTGATCGCAACTTTGTAAGTAAGATTAGTGATGTTGGCTTAGCCCGACTAGTCCCTCCATCAGTAGCAGACACCGTAACTCAATACAGAATGACGTCAACTGCTGGAACATTCTGCTATATCGATCCTGAATATCAACAAACGGGCATGCTTGGCGTAAAATCAGATGTATACTCTCTAGGGATCATATTCTTGCAGATACTAACAGCCAGGTCTCCGATGGGATTAACTCACTATGTTGAAAGGGCAATCGAGAAAGGGACCTTCCACGAGATGCTTGATCCAGCTATACGTGATTGGCCCCTTGATGAGGCTATGTGTCTTGCCAACTTATCCCTACAATGCTCCGAGCTAAGGCGAAAAGACAGACCAGATCTTGGCAAGGTTGTTTTGCCAGAGTTAGAAAGATTGAGAACACTTGCTGAAGAAAATACATGTCCATCACTCATGTACAATCTAAATATCTCACCAAATCATAGCCAAGTTTCCCTCTCTCGG GATAACTTAAGCTATCCAAACACAATGCCATCTAGCTACGAGAGCTCGAAGAGCCAATAA
- the LOC107849321 gene encoding U-box domain-containing protein 52-like isoform X2, with protein MWPSPVNMQGERMPLPNKLVAVAIDKDKGSQIALKWTVDHLLARGQTVLLIHVKLKQSANASGQSSKSNQLSDEGGSGNIEMDQQTRDLFLPFRVFCTRKDIQCYDVVLDDTDVAKAVVEYVNRTGVEILVVGATTKGGLLRFKAKDIPGGMLKGAPDFCTVHIISKSGKISSTRAASRPAPFVHPLRHQLMQTASTKFSFESSTPSSATSRNSFPGAAKPVFDPPPSTIQSDTMSIKSPFTHRKGPNGKPYELSLPDTDISYVSSGRPSVDNIYASLSDSYESGAPTPPRLSGFSDFDTQSFDSTQFGRRSVDTLTPPELSIASIEGDRTSFSQGPGDDLEAEMRRLKQELSKTMEMYSTACKEALTAKQKAMELQRWKMEEKRRLEEARLAEEAALAIAEREKARSRAAIEHAEASQRLAELEAQKRISAEMKAIKEAEEKNKILNKLSNSDSRYRKYTIEEIESATDYFAQSRKIGEGGYGPVYKCYLDHTPVAVKVLRPDATHGRQQFQQEIEVLSCIRHPNMVLLLGACPEYGCLVYEFMSNGSLDDRLFHRGKTPPLSWQQRFRIAAEIATGVLFLHQSKPEPLVHRDLKPGNILLDRNFVSKISDVGLARLVPPSVADTVTQYRMTSTAGTFCYIDPEYQQTGMLGVKSDVYSLGIIFLQILTARSPMGLTHYVERAIEKGTFHEMLDPAIRDWPLDEAMCLANLSLQCSELRRKDRPDLGKVVLPELERLRTLAEENTCPSLMYNLNISPNHSQVSLSRDNLSYPNTMPSSYESSKSQ; from the exons ATGTGGCCATCACCAGTAAATATGCAGGGAGAAAGAATGCCTTTACCAAATAAATTAGTAGCAGTGGCAATAGACAAAGATAAAGGAAGCCAAATTGCTTTGAAATGGACTGTTGATCATCTATTAGCCAGAGGCCAAACAGTTCTTTTGATCCATGTTAAACTTAAACAATCTGCCAATGCATCTGGTCAATCCTCAA AATCAAACCAGCTTTCTGATGAAGGTGGATCGGgaaatattgaaatggaccagCAGACAAGGGACCTGTTTCTTCCTTTCCGAGTATTTTGTACACGGAAAGAT ATACAATGTTATGATGTTGTGCTAGATGACACGGATGTAGCCAAGGCAGTCGTTGAATATGTGAATCGAACAGGAGTAGAGATATTGGTTGTTGGTGCTACAACAAAAGGCGGTCTTCTCAG ATTTAAAGCCAAAGATATACCAGGAGGCATGTTAAAAGGGGCTCCTGATTTCTGTACTGTACATATCATCTCCAAATCTGGAAAGATCTCATCTACACGTGCTGCTTCTCGCCCTGCGCCTTTTGTCCATCCACTACGTCACCAGTTGATGCAGACAGCGAGCACCAAATTTTCTTTTGAGAGTTCAACACCTTCTTCTGCTACTTCAAGAA ATTCTTTTCCAGGAGCTGCAAAGCCTGTTTTTGATCCTCCGCCTTCTACTATTCAAAGTGACACAATGAGTATCAA GTCTCCATTCACTCATAGGAAAGGCCCTAACGGAAAGCCATATGAGCTCTCTTTGCCAGATACTGACATATCATATGTCAGTTCTGGTAGGCCAAGCGTCGACAACATCTATGCTTCATTATCTGATAGCTATGAAAGTGGTGCACCGACCCCTCCTCGTCTTTCAggcttttcagattttgataccCAAAGTTTTGACTCCACACAGTTTGGACGGAGATCCGTGGACACCCTGACTCCACCAGAGCTATCAATTGCATCAATAGAAGGTGATAGAACATCATTCTCTCAAGGACCAGGA GATGATCTAGAAGCAGAAATGAGAAGGCTAAAGCAGGAGCTTAGCAAAACGATGGAAATGTATAGTACGGCTTGCAAGGAAGCGCTTACAGCAAAACAAAAG GCAATGGAACTCCAGCGCtggaaaatggaagaaaagcgaAGATTGGAAGAGGCACGTTTAGCTGAGGAAGCTGCACTAGCAATTGCAGAGAGGGAAAAGGCAAGGTCTAGAGCAGCCATCGAGCATGCAGAGGCATCTCAGAGGCTTGCAGAACTAGAAGCTCAGAAGAGAATCAGTGCAGAAATGAAAGCTATAAAAGAAGCAGAAGAAAAGAATAAGATACTAAATAAACTTTCAAACTCTGATTCCAGGTATAGGAAATATACAATCGAGGAGATCGAATCCGCAACAGACTACTTTGCTCAATCTCGTAAAATTGGAGAAGGAGGCTATGGACCAGTGTATAAATGCTACCTGGATCACACGCCTGTTGCAGTGAAGGTCCTCCGTCCTGATGCAACTCATGGACGACAACAGTTTCAGCAAGAG ATTGAAGTGTTGAGTTGCATAAGGCATCCTAACATGGTGCTTCTTCTAGGAGCCTGTCCGGAATACGGGTGCTTAGTATATGAGTTTATGTCTAACGGAAGCTTAGATGACCGTTTATTCCATCGAGGAAAGACACCTCCACTTTCTTGGCAGCAGAGGTTCCGAATTGCTGCTGAAATAGCTACTGGTGTGCTTTTTCTACACCAGAGCAAACCAGAACCATTAGTGCACCGTGATCTAAAACCGGGCAATATTTTGCTTGATCGCAACTTTGTAAGTAAGATTAGTGATGTTGGCTTAGCCCGACTAGTCCCTCCATCAGTAGCAGACACCGTAACTCAATACAGAATGACGTCAACTGCTGGAACATTCTGCTATATCGATCCTGAATATCAACAAACGGGCATGCTTGGCGTAAAATCAGATGTATACTCTCTAGGGATCATATTCTTGCAGATACTAACAGCCAGGTCTCCGATGGGATTAACTCACTATGTTGAAAGGGCAATCGAGAAAGGGACCTTCCACGAGATGCTTGATCCAGCTATACGTGATTGGCCCCTTGATGAGGCTATGTGTCTTGCCAACTTATCCCTACAATGCTCCGAGCTAAGGCGAAAAGACAGACCAGATCTTGGCAAGGTTGTTTTGCCAGAGTTAGAAAGATTGAGAACACTTGCTGAAGAAAATACATGTCCATCACTCATGTACAATCTAAATATCTCACCAAATCATAGCCAAGTTTCCCTCTCTCGG GATAACTTAAGCTATCCAAACACAATGCCATCTAGCTACGAGAGCTCGAAGAGCCAATAA